One genomic window of Bradyrhizobium sp. CCGE-LA001 includes the following:
- a CDS encoding zinc-binding alcohol dehydrogenase family protein produces MKAIGYKKSLPIEDADSLIDFETAKPEPKGRDIRVAVKAISANPVDYKVRKRAAPPEGETKILGYDAAGVVDAVGPEVTLFKPGDEVFYAGSILRQGTNSEYHLVDERIVGNKPKTLSFAQAAALPLTSITAWELLFDRLGAVPGKSVDPRTLLITGGAGGVGSILIQLARRLTGLTVLATATRPESQKWCLDLGAHAVIDHGKPMKEQIEKLKLPPVALVASLTFTDQHYKAIAEFMAPQGKFGLIDDPPEFTMSTFKGKAISVHWESMFTRSSFQTPDMIAQHHLLGDVADLIDKGVLRTTLDQTFGTINATNLKRAHALLESGKSRGKIVLEGW; encoded by the coding sequence ATGAAGGCCATCGGCTACAAGAAATCGCTTCCGATCGAGGACGCGGATTCACTGATCGATTTCGAGACCGCGAAACCGGAGCCGAAGGGACGCGACATCCGCGTCGCGGTGAAGGCGATCTCGGCCAATCCCGTCGATTACAAGGTGCGCAAGCGCGCCGCCCCGCCCGAGGGCGAGACGAAGATTCTCGGCTATGACGCGGCCGGCGTGGTCGACGCCGTCGGGCCGGAGGTCACGCTGTTCAAGCCAGGTGACGAGGTGTTCTACGCCGGCTCGATCCTGCGCCAAGGCACCAATTCGGAATACCATCTGGTCGACGAGCGCATCGTCGGCAACAAGCCGAAGACCCTGTCCTTCGCGCAAGCCGCCGCCCTTCCCCTCACCTCCATCACCGCCTGGGAATTGCTGTTCGACCGTCTCGGCGCAGTGCCGGGCAAGAGCGTCGATCCGCGCACGCTGCTGATCACGGGCGGCGCCGGGGGCGTCGGCTCGATCCTGATCCAGCTCGCGCGCCGTCTCACCGGGCTGACGGTGCTCGCCACCGCGACGCGGCCGGAATCGCAAAAGTGGTGCCTCGATCTCGGTGCGCATGCGGTGATCGACCACGGCAAGCCCATGAAGGAGCAGATCGAGAAGCTGAAGCTCCCGCCGGTCGCGCTGGTGGCAAGCCTCACATTCACCGACCAGCATTACAAGGCGATCGCGGAGTTCATGGCACCGCAGGGCAAGTTCGGCCTGATCGACGATCCTCCGGAGTTCACCATGAGCACCTTCAAGGGCAAGGCGATCTCGGTGCATTGGGAATCGATGTTCACGCGCTCCTCGTTCCAGACGCCGGACATGATCGCGCAGCACCATCTGCTGGGTGACGTCGCCGACCTCATCGATAAGGGTGTGTTGCGCACCACGCTCGACCAAACATTTGGCACGATCAACGCAACCAATCTCAAGCGCGCTCACGCGCTGCTGGAGAGCGGCAAGTCGCGCGGCAAAATCGTGCTGGAGGGGTGGTAA
- a CDS encoding DUF1330 domain-containing protein, with translation MTAYVNSEVEMRDPDGFEAYRALAAKTIAQYGGRYLVRGGKAELAEGNLPAKAIVVVEFPSMARLKEWYASPEYAEALKLRQTALERRLLFVEGAAQP, from the coding sequence ATGACAGCCTATGTGAATTCCGAAGTCGAGATGCGCGATCCCGATGGATTCGAAGCCTATCGCGCATTGGCCGCCAAGACGATCGCGCAGTATGGCGGGCGTTATCTCGTCCGCGGCGGCAAGGCCGAGCTGGCCGAAGGCAACCTGCCGGCGAAGGCCATCGTCGTCGTCGAATTCCCGTCAATGGCGAGGCTGAAGGAATGGTACGCGTCGCCGGAATATGCCGAGGCGCTCAAGCTGCGGCAGACGGCGCTGGAGCGCCGGCTGCTGTTCGTCGAGGGCGCGGCTCAACCATAA
- a CDS encoding SDR family NAD(P)-dependent oxidoreductase, whose amino-acid sequence MNIDLSGKTALVTGSTAGIGHAIAKGLAASGASVVINGRSRDKVDAAVRKLEGTGAKVRGIAADVSTAAGCKALVAALPDVDILVNNAGIFEPKDFFEIPDEDWSRFFEVNVMSGVRLSRAYMKGMLERNWGRIVFISSESGLNIPVEMIHYGMTKTAQLSVARGLAQLTSGTGVTVNSVLPGPTMSEGVETFVKDLAKQNGQSVDEAAANFVKQHRPSSLLQRFASVDEIANMVVYVASKQASATNGAALRAEGGIVNTIA is encoded by the coding sequence ATGAACATCGACCTTTCCGGAAAAACCGCCCTGGTGACCGGTTCCACCGCCGGCATCGGCCACGCGATCGCCAAGGGCCTCGCCGCCTCCGGCGCCAGCGTCGTGATCAATGGCCGCAGCCGGGACAAGGTCGATGCCGCCGTCCGCAAGCTGGAAGGGACGGGCGCCAAGGTCCGCGGCATCGCCGCCGACGTCTCGACGGCGGCAGGCTGCAAGGCGCTGGTCGCGGCGCTTCCCGACGTCGACATCCTCGTCAACAATGCCGGCATCTTCGAGCCAAAGGACTTTTTCGAGATCCCCGACGAGGATTGGAGCCGCTTCTTCGAAGTCAACGTGATGAGCGGCGTCCGGCTGTCGCGCGCGTACATGAAGGGCATGCTCGAGCGCAATTGGGGCCGCATCGTTTTCATCTCCTCGGAGTCCGGGCTCAACATTCCCGTCGAGATGATCCACTACGGCATGACCAAGACGGCCCAGCTCTCGGTCGCGCGCGGCCTTGCGCAGCTCACCAGCGGCACCGGCGTGACCGTCAATTCCGTGCTGCCGGGCCCGACCATGTCCGAGGGCGTCGAGACCTTCGTGAAGGATCTCGCCAAACAGAACGGCCAGTCGGTGGACGAGGCCGCCGCCAATTTCGTCAAGCAGCATCGCCCGAGCTCACTGCTCCAGCGCTTTGCGAGCGTCGACGAGATCGCGAACATGGTGGTCTATGTCGCGTCGAAACAGGCGTCCGCGACCAACGGCGCGGCGCTGCGCGCGGAAGGTGGCATCGTCAACACGATCGCTTGA
- a CDS encoding Bug family tripartite tricarboxylate transporter substrate binding protein, with the protein MKRTALTVALGLLGLISSHSLAQAQAAYPEKPLQLIVPFPPGGASDVVARIIGGELETRLGKPVIIMNRPGGGTTIAAKEAARAAPDGYTLFFSSNSSFTLPAAVKESVPYDAAKDFESLGQVGKITLALVTYKDNPIKDVAALVTEAKANPDKLSLASFGVATVSHFAGELFKSGAGIKMVHLPYKGSAPAMNDLIGKHIQYHVDTVIAVKPQIEAGTVKVLAVFSAKRTPFLPDVPTLAELGYGNIDFASWGAVVAPKGLPPAVRDKLKAALEEMINNPSVAERFAAVGFEPGFKRYGDWPSAIGKETAEMKEIAQKAGIKEE; encoded by the coding sequence ATGAAAAGGACGGCCCTCACTGTTGCGCTCGGGTTGCTCGGTCTGATCAGCAGCCATTCGCTCGCGCAGGCGCAAGCAGCCTATCCCGAAAAACCGCTGCAACTGATCGTCCCCTTCCCGCCCGGCGGCGCCTCCGACGTGGTCGCACGCATCATCGGCGGCGAACTGGAGACCCGGCTCGGCAAGCCCGTGATCATCATGAACCGTCCCGGGGGCGGCACCACGATCGCGGCAAAGGAGGCCGCACGCGCGGCACCCGACGGATACACCCTGTTCTTCAGCTCGAATTCGAGCTTCACGCTGCCGGCGGCCGTGAAGGAAAGCGTGCCTTACGATGCGGCCAAGGATTTCGAGTCGCTCGGCCAGGTCGGCAAGATCACGCTGGCGCTGGTCACCTACAAGGACAATCCGATCAAGGACGTGGCTGCGCTCGTCACTGAGGCGAAGGCCAATCCCGACAAGCTGTCGCTGGCGTCCTTCGGCGTTGCGACCGTCTCGCATTTTGCAGGCGAGCTGTTCAAGTCAGGCGCCGGAATCAAGATGGTGCACCTACCCTACAAGGGCAGCGCTCCGGCGATGAACGACCTGATCGGCAAGCACATCCAATATCACGTCGACACGGTCATTGCCGTCAAGCCGCAGATCGAGGCCGGCACCGTCAAGGTGCTCGCCGTGTTCTCGGCCAAACGCACGCCGTTCCTGCCCGACGTGCCGACGCTCGCCGAGCTCGGCTACGGCAACATCGACTTCGCCTCATGGGGCGCCGTGGTCGCCCCCAAGGGCCTGCCACCGGCCGTTCGTGACAAGCTGAAGGCGGCCCTGGAGGAGATGATCAACAACCCGTCCGTGGCCGAACGCTTCGCCGCGGTCGGCTTCGAGCCCGGCTTCAAGCGATACGGCGACTGGCCGAGCGCGATCGGCAAGGAGACCGCCGAAATGAAGGAGATCGCGCAAAAGGCGGGGATCAAGGAGGAGTAG
- the rplQ gene encoding 50S ribosomal protein L17, producing the protein MRHGKVHRKLNRTAEHRKAMFANMAAALIKHEQIVTTLPKAKELRPIVEKLVTLGKKGGLSMRRQAISEMRDKDQVKKLFDVLATRYKDRQGGYTRIIKAGFRYGDNAAMAVIEFVDRDVDAKGQDSGPVQEKEAEAA; encoded by the coding sequence ATGCGTCACGGCAAGGTTCATCGGAAGCTCAACCGCACGGCCGAGCACCGCAAGGCGATGTTCGCCAACATGGCGGCCGCACTGATCAAGCACGAGCAGATCGTCACCACGCTGCCCAAGGCCAAGGAGCTTCGCCCGATCGTCGAGAAGCTCGTCACCCTCGGCAAGAAGGGCGGCCTGTCGATGCGCCGCCAAGCGATCTCCGAGATGCGCGACAAGGATCAGGTCAAGAAGCTGTTTGACGTCCTGGCCACCCGCTACAAGGATCGCCAGGGCGGTTACACCCGCATCATCAAGGCGGGCTTCCGCTACGGCGACAACGCCGCGATGGCCGTGATCGAGTTCGTCGATCGCGACGTCGATGCCAAGGGCCAGGACTCCGGTCCGGTGCAGGAGAAGGAAGCCGAGGCGGCGTAA
- a CDS encoding DNA-directed RNA polymerase subunit alpha: MGETVTIQKNWQELIRPNKLQVTPGSDPSRFATIVAEPLERGFGQTLGNALRRILLSSLQGAAVQSVHIDGVLHEFSSIAGVREDVTDIVLNIKDISIKMQGEGPKRMVVKKQGPGVVTAGDIQTVGDVTVLNPDLQICTLDEGAEIRMEFTVSTGKGYVPAERNRPEDAPIGLIPVDSLYSPVRKVSYKVENTREGQILDYDKLTMTIETNGAISPDDSVAYAARILQDQLNVFVNFEEPRKEVAQEIIPDLAFNPAFLKKVDELELSVRSANCLKNDNIVYIGDLVQKSEAEMLRTPNFGRKSLNEIKEVLAQMGLHLGMEVPGWPPENIDELAKRFEDHY; this comes from the coding sequence ATGGGTGAAACAGTGACGATCCAGAAAAATTGGCAAGAACTGATTCGGCCGAACAAGCTCCAGGTGACCCCCGGCAGCGATCCCTCGCGTTTCGCGACCATCGTCGCCGAGCCGCTCGAGCGCGGCTTCGGCCAGACCCTCGGCAATGCGCTGCGCCGCATCCTGCTCTCCTCGCTCCAGGGCGCGGCGGTGCAGTCGGTGCACATCGACGGCGTGCTGCACGAGTTCTCCTCGATCGCGGGCGTCCGTGAGGACGTCACCGACATCGTGCTGAACATCAAGGACATCTCGATCAAGATGCAGGGCGAAGGCCCCAAGCGCATGGTCGTGAAGAAGCAGGGCCCGGGCGTCGTCACCGCCGGCGACATCCAGACCGTCGGCGACGTCACCGTCCTCAATCCGGACCTGCAGATATGCACCCTCGACGAGGGCGCCGAGATCCGCATGGAGTTCACGGTCTCGACCGGCAAGGGCTACGTGCCCGCCGAGCGTAACCGTCCCGAGGACGCGCCGATCGGTCTGATCCCGGTCGACAGCCTGTACTCGCCGGTCCGCAAGGTCTCCTACAAGGTCGAGAACACCCGCGAGGGCCAGATTCTCGACTACGACAAGCTGACCATGACGATCGAAACCAACGGCGCGATCTCGCCGGATGACTCGGTGGCCTATGCCGCCCGCATCCTCCAGGACCAGCTCAATGTGTTCGTCAATTTCGAAGAGCCGCGCAAGGAAGTCGCCCAGGAGATCATCCCGGACCTCGCCTTCAACCCGGCCTTCCTCAAGAAGGTGGACGAGCTCGAGCTGTCGGTGCGTTCGGCCAACTGCCTGAAGAACGACAACATCGTCTATATCGGCGACCTCGTGCAGAAGAGCGAAGCCGAAATGCTCCGCACTCCGAACTTCGGCCGCAAGTCGCTGAACGAGATCAAGGAAGTGCTGGCCCAGATGGGTCTGCATCTCGGTATGGAAGTGCCGGGCTGGCCGCCGGAGAACATCGACGAGCTCGCCAAGCGCTTCGAGGATCACTACTGA
- the rpsK gene encoding 30S ribosomal protein S11, translated as MGKEATRVRRRERKNIASGVAHVNSSFNNTTITITDAQGNTIAWSSAGTMGFKGSRKSTPYAAQVAAEDVSKKAQEHGMRTLEVEVAGPGSGRESALRALQAAGFTVTSIRDVTTIPHNGCRPRKRRRV; from the coding sequence ATGGGCAAGGAAGCCACCCGCGTTCGTCGTCGTGAGCGCAAGAACATCGCCTCCGGCGTCGCGCACGTGAACTCGTCGTTCAACAATACCACGATCACCATCACCGACGCGCAGGGCAACACGATTGCCTGGTCCTCCGCCGGCACGATGGGCTTCAAGGGCTCGCGCAAGTCGACCCCGTATGCCGCGCAGGTCGCCGCGGAAGACGTCTCGAAGAAGGCGCAGGAGCATGGGATGCGCACGCTGGAAGTCGAAGTCGCCGGTCCCGGTTCGGGCCGCGAGTCCGCACTCCGTGCCCTCCAGGCCGCGGGCTTCACCGTCACCTCGATCCGTGACGTGACCACGATCCCGCACAACGGTTGCCGTCCCCGCAAGCGTCGGCGCGTTTGA
- the rpsM gene encoding 30S ribosomal protein S13, whose product MARIAGVNIPTNKRVLIALQYIHGIGQKIAGEILEKVKIPVDRRVNQLSDAEVLQIREVIDRDYLVEGDLRREVGINIKRLMDLGCYRGLRHRRGLPVRGQRTHTNARTRKGPAKAIAGKKK is encoded by the coding sequence GTGGCCCGTATTGCCGGCGTGAACATTCCCACCAACAAGCGCGTGCTGATCGCGCTCCAGTACATCCATGGCATCGGTCAGAAGATCGCCGGTGAGATCTTGGAGAAGGTGAAGATCCCCGTGGATCGTCGCGTCAATCAGCTCAGCGACGCCGAAGTGCTCCAGATCCGCGAAGTGATCGACCGCGACTATCTCGTCGAGGGCGACCTGCGTCGCGAGGTCGGCATCAACATCAAGCGTCTGATGGACCTCGGCTGCTATCGCGGCCTGCGTCATCGTCGTGGTCTGCCGGTGCGCGGCCAGCGTACCCACACCAATGCGCGTACGCGCAAGGGGCCGGCCAAGGCCATCGCCGGCAAGAAGAAGTAA
- a CDS encoding adenylate kinase, producing MRIILLGPPGSGKGTQAQLLVQRYGIVQLSTGEMLRAAVAAGTPVGLKAKEIMASGGLVPDDVVVGIISDRIDQPDARNGFILDGFPRTVPQAEALDELLRRKHLKLDAVIELRVNESALLNRVETRVAQMRERGEEVRVDDTPEVLTKRLASYRSQTEPLIHYYSERRKLSTIDGMMAIDEVTRAIHRQLLALGAVEPKTHARSAAKAAPAKKAKAGKKAKKSAKTAKKSAKPAKKAAKKAVKGAKKAPRKAAKKTAGRAVKKGARKAAKKVTKKRAKR from the coding sequence ATGAGAATTATACTTCTGGGACCGCCGGGGTCGGGCAAGGGGACCCAGGCGCAGCTCTTGGTGCAGCGCTATGGCATCGTCCAGCTCTCGACCGGCGAGATGCTGCGCGCGGCCGTTGCGGCGGGAACGCCGGTCGGGCTGAAGGCCAAGGAGATCATGGCGAGCGGCGGCCTCGTGCCGGACGACGTCGTGGTCGGAATCATCTCAGACCGCATCGACCAGCCGGACGCCAGGAACGGTTTCATCCTCGACGGTTTTCCGCGCACCGTGCCGCAGGCCGAGGCGCTGGATGAGCTGTTGAGGCGCAAGCACCTCAAGCTCGATGCCGTCATCGAGCTTCGTGTCAACGAGAGTGCGCTCCTGAACCGCGTCGAGACCCGCGTCGCCCAGATGCGCGAGCGCGGAGAGGAGGTCCGGGTCGACGACACTCCGGAGGTCCTGACCAAGCGGCTCGCCAGCTACCGCAGCCAGACGGAACCGCTGATTCATTATTATTCCGAGCGGCGGAAGCTTTCGACCATCGACGGCATGATGGCCATCGACGAGGTCACCCGCGCTATCCACCGCCAGCTGCTGGCGCTGGGCGCGGTGGAACCCAAGACGCATGCTCGCAGCGCGGCCAAGGCGGCGCCGGCCAAGAAGGCCAAGGCGGGCAAGAAGGCCAAAAAGTCGGCCAAAACGGCGAAGAAATCCGCCAAACCGGCAAAAAAGGCCGCCAAGAAGGCCGTGAAGGGTGCCAAGAAGGCACCCAGGAAAGCGGCCAAAAAGACCGCCGGGAGGGCCGTCAAAAAGGGTGCCAGGAAGGCTGCAAAAAAGGTCACGAAAAAGCGAGCCAAACGCTAG
- the secY gene encoding preprotein translocase subunit SecY, translating to MVSAAEQLAANLNFGAFAKADELKKRIWFTLGALLVYRLGTYIPLPGIDPNIWEQVFRSQAGGILGMFNMFAGGGIHRMAIFALNIMPYISASIIIQLLTTVSPQLEALKKEGEAGRKTLNQYTRYLTVILAAFQSYGIAVGLEGAGNVVSEPGMFFRLSTAITLTGGTMFLMWLGEQITSRGIGNGISLIILAGIVAELPAALANMLELGRQGAMSTGLILIVIIMAVVVIAFIVFMERAQRRLLIQYPKRQVGNKMFEGQSSHLPLKLNTSGVIPPIFASSLLLLPTTVANFNSGSGPEWFQWINTQLGHGRPLFLIMYLALIVFFAFFYTAIVFNPTETADNLKKHGGFIPGIRPGERTAEYIDYVLSRITVLGAIYLAIVCLIPEILISYASVPFYFGGTSLLIVVSVTMDTVAQVQGYLLAHQYEGLIRKSKLRGRRR from the coding sequence ATGGTCTCTGCAGCGGAACAACTGGCAGCCAATCTCAATTTCGGCGCGTTTGCCAAGGCCGACGAACTGAAGAAGCGCATCTGGTTCACCCTGGGTGCGCTGCTCGTTTATCGGCTCGGGACCTACATCCCGCTGCCAGGCATCGATCCCAACATCTGGGAGCAGGTGTTCCGCTCCCAGGCGGGCGGCATCCTCGGCATGTTCAACATGTTCGCCGGCGGCGGCATCCACCGCATGGCGATCTTCGCGCTGAACATCATGCCGTACATCTCGGCCTCGATCATCATCCAGCTCCTGACCACCGTCTCGCCGCAGCTCGAGGCGCTGAAGAAGGAGGGCGAGGCTGGCCGCAAGACTCTGAACCAGTACACCCGCTATCTCACGGTGATCCTGGCCGCGTTCCAGTCCTACGGCATCGCGGTGGGCCTCGAAGGCGCCGGCAACGTCGTCAGCGAGCCCGGCATGTTCTTCCGCCTGTCCACGGCGATCACGCTGACCGGCGGCACCATGTTCCTGATGTGGCTGGGCGAGCAGATCACCTCGCGCGGCATCGGCAACGGCATCTCGTTGATCATTCTCGCCGGCATCGTCGCCGAACTGCCCGCAGCGCTCGCCAACATGCTCGAGCTCGGCCGTCAGGGCGCGATGTCGACCGGTCTGATCCTGATCGTCATCATCATGGCCGTCGTCGTGATCGCCTTCATCGTGTTCATGGAGCGCGCCCAGCGCCGTCTGCTGATCCAGTATCCGAAGCGCCAGGTCGGCAACAAGATGTTCGAGGGCCAGTCCTCGCATCTGCCGCTCAAGCTCAACACCTCGGGCGTGATCCCGCCGATCTTCGCATCCTCGCTGCTGCTGCTGCCGACGACGGTTGCGAACTTCAATTCGGGCAGCGGCCCGGAATGGTTCCAGTGGATCAACACCCAGCTCGGCCACGGCCGTCCGCTGTTCCTGATCATGTATCTGGCGCTGATCGTGTTCTTCGCGTTCTTCTACACCGCGATCGTGTTCAACCCGACCGAGACCGCCGACAATCTGAAGAAGCATGGCGGCTTCATTCCGGGAATCCGCCCCGGCGAGCGCACGGCCGAATACATCGACTACGTGCTGTCGCGCATCACGGTGCTAGGCGCGATCTATCTCGCGATCGTCTGCTTGATTCCGGAAATCCTGATCTCCTACGCCTCGGTGCCGTTCTACTTCGGCGGCACCTCGCTGCTGATCGTGGTCAGCGTCACCATGGATACGGTGGCGCAGGTGCAGGGCTATCTGCTGGCGCACCAGTACGAGGGCCTGATCCGGAAGTCGAAGCTGCGCGGCCGCCGCCGCTGA
- the rplO gene encoding 50S ribosomal protein L15: MKLSDIADNAGSRKKRMRVGRGIGSGKGKQSGRGGKGQTARSGVRIKGFEGGQMPMHRRLPKRGFNNIFRVEFAEINLDRLQEAVDAKKIDAGSVVNVEALVKGGVLRRAKAGLRLLGRGELKSKLNIEVHGASKTAIAAVEKAGGSVKILAPAKEEGEAA; encoded by the coding sequence ATGAAGCTCAGCGATATCGCCGACAACGCCGGCTCGCGCAAGAAGCGCATGCGCGTCGGCCGCGGCATCGGTTCGGGCAAGGGCAAGCAGTCCGGCCGCGGCGGCAAGGGCCAGACCGCGCGTTCGGGCGTGCGCATCAAGGGTTTCGAAGGCGGCCAGATGCCGATGCATCGCCGTCTGCCCAAGCGCGGCTTCAACAACATCTTCCGCGTCGAGTTCGCCGAGATCAATCTCGACCGGCTCCAGGAAGCGGTCGATGCCAAGAAGATCGACGCCGGCAGCGTCGTGAACGTCGAGGCCCTGGTGAAGGGCGGCGTGCTGCGCCGCGCCAAGGCCGGCCTGCGGCTGCTCGGCCGCGGCGAGCTCAAGTCCAAGCTCAACATCGAAGTGCATGGCGCCTCCAAGACCGCGATCGCGGCGGTCGAGAAGGCCGGCGGTTCGGTCAAGATCCTCGCCCCTGCCAAGGAAGAAGGCGAGGCGGCGTAA
- the rpmD gene encoding 50S ribosomal protein L30 yields the protein MAKAEKTIKLEQTGSAIRRHHSQRSTLIGLKLNKIGRTSELPDTPAVRGMIEKVHHLVRIVDEK from the coding sequence ATGGCCAAGGCCGAAAAGACGATCAAGCTCGAGCAGACCGGCAGCGCGATCCGCCGCCATCACTCGCAGCGCTCGACGCTGATCGGGCTCAAGCTCAACAAGATCGGCCGCACCAGCGAACTGCCGGACACCCCGGCCGTCCGCGGCATGATCGAGAAGGTTCACCATCTCGTCCGCATCGTCGACGAGAAGTAA
- the rpsE gene encoding 30S ribosomal protein S5 yields the protein MAEREQRGGRDQRGGGRERKEREERDSEFVDKLVHINRVAKVVKGGKRFGFAALVVIGDQKGRAGFGHGKAREVPEAIRKATESAKRNLTRVSLREGRTLHHDIAGRHGAGRVYLRAAPAGTGIIAGGPMRAVFETLGVQDVVAKSIGSSNPYNMVRATFDALKHQDSPRSVAARRNIKVSTLQSRRIGGDAEAAAD from the coding sequence ATGGCAGAACGCGAACAACGTGGTGGACGCGATCAGCGCGGCGGCGGACGCGAGCGCAAGGAGCGTGAAGAGCGCGACAGCGAGTTCGTGGACAAGCTCGTCCACATCAATCGCGTGGCCAAGGTCGTCAAGGGCGGCAAGCGTTTCGGTTTCGCAGCGCTGGTCGTGATCGGCGATCAGAAGGGCCGCGCCGGCTTCGGTCACGGCAAGGCCCGCGAAGTCCCTGAGGCGATCCGCAAGGCGACGGAGTCGGCCAAGCGCAACCTGACCCGCGTCTCGCTGCGCGAGGGCCGCACGCTCCATCACGACATCGCCGGCCGTCACGGCGCGGGCCGTGTCTACCTGCGTGCTGCCCCGGCCGGTACCGGCATCATCGCCGGCGGCCCGATGCGCGCCGTGTTCGAGACGCTCGGCGTCCAGGACGTGGTGGCGAAGTCGATCGGCTCGTCGAACCCGTACAACATGGTTCGCGCAACCTTCGACGCGCTGAAGCATCAGGATTCGCCGCGCTCGGTCGCTGCCCGCCGCAACATCAAGGTGTCCACTCTGCAGTCCCGTCGTATCGGCGGCGATGCCGAGGCGGCTGCCGACTAA
- the rplR gene encoding 50S ribosomal protein L18, giving the protein MSKAKVTNARRKRSVRLKLRRSGGGRPRLSVFRSSKHIYAQVIDDLKGETLASASSLEKAMRDGGKTGADIDAAKAVGKLLAERAAEKGVKEVVFDRGSYLYHGRVKALADAARESGLSF; this is encoded by the coding sequence ATGTCCAAAGCCAAGGTTACGAATGCCCGGCGCAAGCGGAGTGTGCGGCTGAAGCTGCGCCGCTCCGGTGGTGGCCGTCCGCGTCTGTCGGTGTTCCGCTCGTCCAAGCACATCTACGCCCAGGTCATCGACGACCTGAAGGGCGAGACGCTGGCCTCTGCCTCTTCGCTAGAGAAGGCAATGCGGGACGGGGGCAAGACCGGCGCCGACATCGATGCGGCAAAGGCGGTCGGCAAGCTGCTGGCCGAGCGCGCTGCTGAAAAGGGTGTCAAGGAAGTCGTGTTCGATCGCGGCAGCTATCTCTATCACGGACGCGTCAAGGCTCTTGCCGACGCCGCGCGTGAGAGCGGGCTGAGCTTCTAA
- the rplF gene encoding 50S ribosomal protein L6, producing MSRVGKRPVAVPSGVTATVDGQTVKMKGPKGQLQFVVHDEVEVKLESGQIKVKPRAETNRARALYGTARAQVANLVEGVTKGFEKKLEITGVGYRAAMQGKNLQLALGYSHDVVYPIPEGITITVPKPTEITVTGSDVQRVGQVAAEIRAYRPPEPYKGKGVKYVGEFIFRKEGKKK from the coding sequence ATGTCACGTGTTGGCAAAAGGCCTGTGGCGGTTCCGTCGGGTGTGACCGCGACCGTCGATGGGCAGACCGTCAAGATGAAGGGGCCCAAGGGCCAGCTTCAGTTCGTCGTCCATGACGAGGTCGAGGTGAAGCTCGAGAGCGGCCAGATCAAGGTCAAGCCGCGGGCCGAGACCAACCGCGCGCGGGCGCTGTACGGTACCGCTCGCGCTCAGGTCGCGAATCTGGTCGAAGGCGTCACCAAGGGCTTCGAGAAGAAGCTCGAGATCACCGGCGTCGGCTACCGCGCCGCGATGCAGGGCAAGAACCTCCAGCTCGCGCTCGGTTACAGCCACGACGTGGTCTATCCGATCCCGGAAGGGATCACGATCACTGTTCCGAAGCCGACCGAGATCACAGTGACCGGCAGCGACGTCCAGCGCGTCGGCCAGGTCGCCGCCGAGATCCGGGCCTATCGCCCGCCGGAGCCCTATAAGGGCAAGGGCGTGAAGTATGTTGGCGAATTCATCTTCCGCAAGGAAGGCAAGAAGAAGTAA
- the rpsH gene encoding 30S ribosomal protein S8, whose amino-acid sequence MSTHDPISDLITRIRNAQMRSKTKVSTPGSKMRENVLEVLKSEGYIRGYATLEHPSGRSEIEIELKYFDGEPVIREIERVSKPGRRVYASVKALPRVNNGLGISVLSTPKGIMADHSARDANVGGEVLFTVF is encoded by the coding sequence ATGTCTACGCACGATCCAATCAGCGATCTGATCACCCGCATCCGCAACGCGCAGATGCGCTCCAAGACCAAGGTCTCCACGCCTGGCTCGAAGATGCGCGAGAACGTGCTCGAGGTCCTCAAGAGCGAGGGCTACATCCGCGGTTACGCCACGCTCGAGCATCCCTCGGGGCGCAGCGAGATCGAGATCGAGCTGAAATATTTCGACGGCGAGCCCGTCATCCGCGAGATCGAGCGGGTCTCCAAGCCTGGGCGTCGTGTCTACGCTTCGGTGAAGGCCCTGCCGCGGGTCAACAACGGGCTCGGCATTTCGGTGTTGTCGACGCCGAAGGGGATCATGGCCGACCACAGCGCGCGTGACGCGAATGTGGGCGGTGAAGTCCTCTTCACGGTGTTCTGA